The Sardina pilchardus chromosome 5, fSarPil1.1, whole genome shotgun sequence DNA window ACAtagtttgtatttatttattacctATTTATACATGTTTTCTACACTCATATTTAAAATTAAGGCAACGGTTCCTTCCTCACCCTGACCTTTTCTGTTTCATGTGTTAGTAGAAGTCAGTTGGAGTCGGGCTAGTGCATGTcctttatattatatatacacaAGTCAATAGGAGTAGTGCTAGTGCATGTCCTTTAGCTTCACAAAGTAGACTTTTTACCGCTAAGACTTTTTTTCACTGTTATTTAGGTTATAATGGAAAACAATGGAGACTGTTGTATTTATAATTGGCTGTTTTATCATAAGATTATTTGtctaaacatactgtagctcagacTACCCTACATTTATCTTCATGACTGTAGCAATAAAGCCTGTTTTGATATGTtgctgtgtccctgtgtccctGTGGCTGGTGATATCTCAGGTTCCCTTTCATGACTGACCAAACAACAGACCTATTTGTCTGTAATAATACAGAAGtgaagcgaacacacacacacacacacagacacacacgcacacacacatacacacacacgtgcttccGATAGGTCCATCGTAATGTTCTGCTGTACTATCGTGCCTGCCTCTCTGACGGTCTGTTTTCATTGGACGTCCCCGGGCCTGCCTCTCTGAGGGCCTGTTCTCATTGGACGTCCCCGGGCCTGCCTCTCTGAGGGCCTGTTCTTATTGGACGTCCGCGGGCCTGCCTCTCTGAGGGCCTGTTCTCATTGGACGTCCCCGGGCGCGACGCTGAAGGTGCTCTTGAGCTTGTGCAGCTCCTCGTAGGCGAACAGCGACTCCTCCAGCAGGTGATGGTTGTTCTTACGCAGACACTCCACCtccgccagcagcagcagcttatccctcctctcctgacacacacacacacacacacgcacacacacacacacacaggaggatgtGAAATGAAACACATATAGAActtgtgtggaatgtgtgtgtgcaagttgttCTCAGTATGCGTAAGTATGTGGCTGTTTTTCAAGACGTGTGAAAGTGTTCATACTttatgtgctgttgtgtgtacagtacgtcagTATAGTGgtgtaatgttggtgtgtgttactGAGTATAGTGCTgtaatgttagtgtgtgtgtatgtgagtagtGCTgtaatgttagtgtgtgtacatgacgaTAGTGGTGTAATGTTagcggaagtgtgtgtgtacgtgagtatAGTGCTGTAATGttagtggaagtgtgtgtgtacatgagtatAGTGCTGTAATGttagtggaagtgtgtgtgtgtgtgtacgtgagtatAGTGCTGTAATGttagtggaagtgtgtgtgtacatgactaGTGCTgtaatgttagtgtgtgtgtgtacatgactaGTGTAATGttagtggaagtgtgtgtgtgtgtgtgtgtgtacatgactaTAGTGGTGTAATGttagtggaagtgtgtgtgtgtgtgtgtacatgagtatAGTGGTGTAATGTtattggaagtgtgtgtgtgtgtgtgtgtgtacatgagtgtagtggtgtgtggtaatgttagtggaagtgtgtgtgtgtgtacatgactttagtggtgtaatgttattggaagtatgtgtgtgtacgtgagtatAGTGGTGTGTGGTAATGttagtggaagtgtgtgtgtgtacatgactaTAGTGGTGTAATGttagtggaagtgtgtgtgtgtgtgtgaacgtgagtATAGTGGTGTGTGGTAATGttagtggaagtgtgtgtgtgtgtacgtgagtgtagtggtgtgtggtaatgttagtgaaagtgtgtgtgtgtgtggtaatgttagtggaagtgtgtgtgtgtacagtacgtgagtATAGTGGTGTGTGgtaatgttagtgtgtgtgtgtgtgtggtaatgttagtgtgtgtgtgagcccaacTGTACCTTGCTCAGGTCGCTCTTGAGCTCTCCGAGTATCGTCTCCAGATAGTGGAGTTGCCTGCTGACATCCCCCGAGTCATCGCTGACACCGCGTCACCATAGAGACACACATCAGAGCACTCATGAGCACACCCACTACACATGGGCACTGCCCTGATAATACCCACTACACATGGGCACTGCCCTGATAATGCCCACTACACATGGGCACTGCCCTGATAATGCCCACTACACATGGGCACTGCCCTGATAATACCCACTACACATGGGCACTGATAATGCCCACTACACATGGGCACTGCCCTGATAATACCCACTACACATGGGCACTGATAATGCCCACTACACATGGGCACTGCCCTTATAATGCCCACTACACATGGGCACTGATAATACCCACTACACATGGGCACTGCCCTGATAATACCCACTACACATGGGCACTGCCCTGATAATGCCCACTACACATGGGCACTGATAATGCCCACTACACATGGGCACTGCCCTGATAATACCCACTACACATGGGCACTGATAATGCCCACTACACAAGGGCACTGATAATGCCCACTACACATGGGCACTGCCCTGATAATACCCACTACACATGGGCACTGATAATGCCCACTACACATGGGCACTGATAATACCCACTACACATGGGCACTGCCCTGATAATGCCCACTACACATGGGCACTGCCCTGATAATGCCCACTACACATGGGCACTGATAATACCCACTACACATGGGCACTGCCCTGATAATACCCACTACACATGGGCACTGATAATACCCACTACACATGGGCACTGATAATACCCACTACACATGGGCACTGCCCTGATAATGCCCGCTACACATGGGCACTGATAATACCCACTACACATGGGCACTGCCCTGATAATACCCACTACACATGGGCACTGATAATGCCCACTACACATGGGCACTGCCCTGATAATACCCACTACACATGGGCACTGTCCGGATAATACCCACTACACATGGGCCCTGATAATGCCCACTACACATGGGCACTGATAATGCCCACTACACATGGGCACTGATAATACCCACTACACATGGGCACTGCCCTGATAATACCCACTACACATGGGCACTGATAATACCCACTACACATGGGCACTGCCCTGATAATGCCCACTACACAAAGGCACTGATAATACCCACTACACATGGGCACTGATAATACCCACTACACATGGGCACTGATAATACCCACTACACATGGGCACTGATAATACCCACTACACATGGGCACTGATAATGCCCACTACACATGGGCACTGCCCATACGACTTGATGATACCCATTTCACATAGACACTGTCCATACGACCTTGATAATTCAGATAAATTGTATAATATCTCTGTGAAGATGAATTGTGTAAAAGGTCCAATACCCCTGCTGCATGGTGGAGTCTTCAAGAGGCATGTCGAGGGGCCACAGGCTCACTGAATCGGCCTCCGGTACCGTCCCCATCTCTTGATACTCGCTCGTCGTACAAATTGAAGCCCTTTTATCcttcactgtgaaatgaaacaGAGAGCCAAGCTGTCACTACCGTACTTGTTTAAGAGGAACATGGCAGTCCTCAGAGACTCCATCAGCCGCCTCCTCCATCATCCTGGGCGAGGCCAGCGCTAGCGTATCAGGTGCGTTTACCTGAGGGGGGGAAGAGCCCGTGCTCCCCGAGGGGTCTCATGCTCCAGACAGCAGCTTCACTGAGCTCACACACCGACCCAAATCCTGTGGAGGACAAAAACACATCATCTGCTGCTGTCAGGAGAGGTGGACACGTTGATCAACAACACACTTTACAGGATGTGGGAATAACAATCAATATTACACTTTACAGGACGTAGGAATAACGATCAATATTACACTTTACAGGACGTAGGAATAACGATCAACATTACACTTTACAGGACGTAGGAATAACGATCAACATTACACTTTACAGGACGTAGGAATAACGATCAATATTACACTTTACAGGACGTAGGAATAACGATCAATATTACACTTTACAGGACGTAGGAATAACGATCAATATCACACTTTACAGGACGTAGGAATGACGTCCCATTGGTCCCATTGCTCCTACCGTTCCTGCTGATCCGTGGGgaggccctggtgtgtgtgtgtgctggggagtCCAGTGGCCGGCTCATAGCAGGACTGTGCGGCCCGTCTGCGGACTCCACAGGACACTGATATAGTGTTCCGTCTAGGTTCTGTAGAGAATACAACGTTCCGTCTGGGTTCTGTAGAGAAGACAACGTTCCGTCTGGGTTCTGTAGAGAATACAACGTTCCGTCTGGGTTCTGTAGAGAATACAACGTTCCGTTGAGAAGATATTTTCTGTAGAGAAGATATCTGATCACTTACTGTAACTTTACGGTGATCAACCGTATCACCCACAACTAGCAGCTTGCGGAGGTCCTCTTGGACGCGGGTTCTAGGGGCCAGTGGGGGCGACGGAACCGTCTTCAGCGTGGCACACAGCAGCGGCTCACCCAGCACGTTCTTGCTCTTCAGCTCCACCTGACTGCATGAGCAGATACACGCCCACAACTCAGGATTGACATCTCCTCATGATCGACATCTCCTCATGATCGACATCTCCTCATGATCTCCTTACACTTGCACACTTATAAGTATTACTGTTTAGTAAATGAACTCACGCTTGACATCTCCATACACTTGCACACTTAAAAGTATTACTGTTTAGTAAATGAACTCACGCTTGACATCTCCTTACACTTGCACACTTAAAAGTATTACTGTTTAGTAAATGAACTCACGCTTGACATCTCCTTACACTTGCACACTTAAAAGTATTACTGTTTAGTAAATGAACTCATGCAGTGAGGTCTCCTCTACATTGGAGCTTgaatgttgttattattatgtcgTTGATgtctaaatgaatgaatgttgtAGCTGAAACTTGCTCTCCTCAGGTGTTTTGGACTCTGTTCTAAAGGACGGTTCAAACGTACCTTGTTCTAAAGGACAGTTCAAACGTACCGTGTTCTAAAGGACAGCTCAAACGTACCTTGTTCTAAAGGACAGTGCAAACGTACCGTGTTCGTCCAGCTGAGTTCCCTGCGCTGTGTCCCTCCGTGGGCCTGGCTCTGTGTTCTGATTGGGCGAGCCCGTCCATAGCCACGCTGGATCTCAGGTGGCCGCTGGGCTTGACCGGCGCCGGCTGATGGACCGATCGGTGGGTGAGCTGTGGGCCAGAGGCGCTGTGGCGCGGCGGCCAGTGGTGCAGTGGGTGTCTGTTAGCGGGCGGCACGGCCATGTGCTGCTGGATGGGGCAGTTAGCGGGCGGCATGGCCATGTGCTGCTGGATGGGGCAGTTAGCGGGCGGCATGGCCATGTGCTGCTGGATGGGGCAGTTAGAGGGCGGCATGGCCATGTGCTGCTGGATGGGGCAGTTAGCGGGCGGCTGGATGGGGCAGTTAGCGGGCGGCATGGCCATGTGCTGCTGGATGGGGAGGAAGTGATGCTGACTCGGTGGGCTGGCGTCAGGAGAGGTGGGCGTTATGGTGGCCCTCATGGACGTGGGCTTCTCCACCACAGAGATGTGAAACCCTTGGGGGGAAATGCATAACCTGCTATCAAAGCAAAACAGAAAAGATTAGGACATTGAATTTAGTGGCTCATATAGGCTACGCTAGTTAGCCTACCTATCAGAAAGTTACCTATTTCCTCCTGTTTTTTATGATATGATTCTACATTTATTTGTAGAAGTTACAATTAAAGTTAAATGACAAGcaatcagtgttgggaaggttactttagaaatgtaatgtgttacagttacaagttactctgtttaaaatgtaatagtagtgtaactatttgaatttctttttctgagtaacgtaactaattacttttgattactttgtgattacttttccgatttttgaatgatatttaaagtccccaaatccatgcaaagatttcgaccttggtctacaggctgccgagcagttctgtacaagcgcacaaggcagcaagggcattcaatacatgaattagcatcacattttttgtgaggataatataatgataatcataacatgtttacaggcaggcatgtaggcctacgctgatggcgctgtagacgtgatagagcctataaGAAGGTCccatatcaaactatggctgtggagggaaacagttatttttacatacaatattatttgcaaagttttgctgacaatattgagatgtaattcaaattgtaattttgaaaaaattcaaaagtacctgtaattgaattacatttttctctacagtaactgtaatatattactgttacatttattttgtaattaaattccGTAActtaattacatgtaatgcattactccccaacactgcaagCAATGCATAGTACATTTATAACAATCTAAATACGATGAGAAATGACCCGACACTGACCATTTCCTGTCTGGGCTAGGGACGAGCGTTTTAACATCTCTTACCTGGGCTGTGGGAGGGGCTTAGCTGTGCTGTGGGAGGAGCTTACCTGGGCTTGGGGAGGAGTGTTTTGGAGCGCGGCGCTGGAAGGGAGTGGTAGTAGAACCCCTGGGCTGGGTCCAGGGGCGGGGCCTGAGGGCCGGGTGCGGCCCAGATGTGGCGCTGCTGGCTGGCCTGCGGCCCGGGTGCGGCCCACATGCGGCGCTGCTGGCGGGGGGATGCGTCCTGCCTCCTGAGGGCCCGCGGGGTCACTCTGGGGCTGAAGTACTCCGAGTCGGAGTCGGCCATTTCCTCCACGGAGGAGCGGCCCGCACGGCCGACAGGTGCGTCCATCTCCACGCTGAGGTAGCCCTCCGAGTCATGTGACCACTGCTCTCCACACCAGCCGCTCAGCGCCGGGCCTCTGGGGCGCCCCCTGGGGGTGCTGCTGGGGAACAGCTGCAGGACGCTTGGAGCTGccgcctgagagagagggatggacaaGCTGCTGGTCATCCACACGGTCATTCAGAGGAGTTACAGCAGACGCTACTACAGTGGCCTTCATACAGACGCTACTACAGTGGCCTTCATACAGTATTACAGTGGCCTTCATACAGTATTATTACAGTGGCCTTCATGCAGTATTATTACAGTGGCCTTCATACAGTATTATTACAGTGGCCTTCACGCAGTATTATTACAGTGGCCTTCATGCAGTATTATTACAGTGGCCTTCATACAGTATTATTACAGTGGCCTTCATACAGTATTATTACAGTGGCCTTCATACAGTATTATTACAGTGGCCTTCATACAGTATTATTACAGTGGCCTTCATACAGTATTATTACAGTGGCCTTCATACAGTATTATTACAGTGGCCTTCATACAGTATTATTACAGTGGCCTTCATACAGTATTATTACAGTGGCCTTCATACAGACGCTATTACAGTGGCCTTCATACAGTATTATTACAGTGGCCTTCATACAGTATTATTACAGTGGCCTTCATACAGTATTATTACGGTGGCCTTCATGCAGTATTATTACAGTGTCCTTCATACAGTATTATTACAGTGGCCTTCATGCAGTATTATTACAGTGGCCTTCATACAGTATTATTACAGTGTCCTTCATACAGTATTATTACAGTGGCCTTCATACAGACGCTATTACAGTGGCCTTCATACAGTATTATTACAGTGGCCTTCATGCAGTATTATTACAGTGGCCTTCATGCAGTATTATTACAGTGGCCTTCATACAGTATTATTACAGTGGCCTTCATACAGTATTATTACAGTGGCCTTCATACAGTATTATTACAGTGGCCTTCATACAGACGCTATTACAGTGGCCTTCATACAGTATTATTACAGTGGCCTTCATACAGTATTATTACAGTGGCCTTCATGCAGTATTATTACAGTGGCCTTCATACAGTATTATTACAGTGGCCTTCATACAGTATTATTACAGTGGCCTTCATGCAGTATTATTACAGTGGCCTTCATACAGTATTATTACAGTGGCCTTCATACAGACGCTATTACAGTGGCCTTCATACAGTATTATTACAGTGGCCTTCATACAGTATTATTACAGTGGCCTTCATACAGTATTATTACAGTGGCCTTCATACAGTATTATTACAGTGGCCTTCATGCAGACGCTATTACAGTGGCCTTCATACAGTATTATTACAGTGGCCTTCACTCAGTATTATTACAGTGGCCTTCATACAGTATTATTACAGTGGCCTTCATACAGTATTATTACAGTGGCCTTCACGCAGACGTGTATTATCAGATCAGAGAGAGCATCACACTCACCTTTGAGAGGACATTGTTGTTCTGATA harbors:
- the LOC134079440 gene encoding signal-induced proliferation-associated 1-like protein 3, which gives rise to MGTVPEADSVSLWPLDMPLEDSTMQQGDDSGDVSRQLHYLETILGELKSDLSKERRDKLLLLAEVECLRKNNHHLLEESLFAYEELHKLKSTFSVAPGDVQ
- the LOC134079724 gene encoding proline-rich protein 36-like is translated as MRRMETWTDALTGLYNSCLTAPCRGRDSPPLPDTAPERPPLPLLYTEYQFFNQRHGFRRPPVAQEGHHSAEWNRGAITDRGQNGDTAHGTTHQVFQRVQRSNQHSHQYQNNNVLSKAAAPSVLQLFPSSTPRGRPRGPALSGWCGEQWSHDSEGYLSVEMDAPVGRAGRSSVEEMADSDSEYFSPRVTPRALRRQDASPRQQRRMWAAPGPQASQQRHIWAAPGPQAPPLDPAQGFYYHSLPAPRSKTLLPKPRLCISPQGFHISVVEKPTSMRATITPTSPDASPPSQHHFLPIQQHMAMPPANCPIQPPANCPIQQHMAMPPSNCPIQQHMAMPPANCPIQQHMAMPPANCPIQQHMAVPPANRHPLHHWPPRHSASGPQLTHRSVHQPAPVKPSGHLRSSVAMDGLAQSEHRARPTEGHSAGNSAGRTRQVELKSKNVLGEPLLCATLKTVPSPPLAPRTRVQEDLRKLLVVGDTVDHRKVTNLDGTLYQCPVESADGPHSPAMSRPLDSPAHTHTRASPRISRNGFGSVCELSEAAVWSMRPLGEHGLFPPSGKRT